The candidate division TA06 bacterium genomic interval AGCATGATCAGGGTTTCCGGGCCAAGATCGCTGGAGGTCGCCGCTGCAGTTTTTAAGGGAAAGTTGGCTCCCAGCCAAATGCCCTCCCACACCCTGCATCTGGGAAGGATCGCCGGGAGTAAAAGCCTGTCCGCCGACCAAGCCATGCTGGCAGTAATGAAGGCTCCTCATTCTTTCACCGGCGAGGACCTGGCGGAGATCACCTGCCACGGCGGGGCGGCCGCCCCCCAGGCCGTTCTTCAGGCTTGCCTGGACGCCGGGGCCCGCCCGGCCAGGCCGGGAGAGTTTACCTTAAGGGCCTATCTGAACGGCCGACTGGACCTGGCCCAGGCCGAGGCGGTCTGCGACATCATCAACGCCAGAACCCAGACTGCGGCCCAGGCCGCGCTGGAACGGCTGGAGGGCGGCCTGTCCCGCAAGGTGGGCGGCATCAGGGAGCAACTGCTTTCTCTGCTGGCCCTGCTGGAAGCCTGGGTGGATTTTCCCGAAGAGGACATTCCCCCGGCCGAATACCTGCACATAAAGGAGGACCTGGATCAAGCCATAGAAAAAACAAAACGTCTGCTGGATGACAGCCGGGCCTCACTGATCCTGAAGGACGGCGCCCGGGTGGTGATCGCCGGCCGGCCCAACGCCGGAAAGTCCAGCCTGTTCAACATGCTGTTGAAAGAGGAGCGGGCCATAGTCGCCCCTTCGTCCGGCACCACCCGCGACGTGCTGGAGGGCTGGATAGAGATCGGTGGCATCCCGCTGAGGTTGTTCGACACCGCCGGTCTGCGGGAGACCGGCGACGCCATAGAGCTGATCGGGGTGGAACGGGCCAGGGGCAAGATGGAGCAGGCCGACCTATTGCTTTTAGTGCTGGATGCCACCAGCGTTTTGACCGGGCATGACCAAAAACTTTTAGAGCTGACCTCCGGATTCAACAGAATAGTGCTGGCCAACAAAAGCGATCTGCCGGTAGAACTTGAGGTCGAAAAAAACTGGCTGAAGATATCCTCTTTGACCGGGAACGGGCTGAAAGAACTGGAAAACGCCATAGTGAACGCTCTGACCGGCGGCCACAATTGGGAAGCCGGGGCCGCGGGCGCCTCCAACAACCGGCAGATGGAGGCCTTGAACCAGGCTGCTAAGTTTTTGAGCCAGGCCAGGCAGGGGCTGGAGCAAAAAGTTTCTTGGGAGTTTTTGGCCCAGGATATCAAGGAAGCGGTCAACAGCCTGGGACAGATAACCGGGCAGACCATCGGCGATGAAGTGCTGAACCGGATATTTGAGCAGTTCTGCATCGGAAAGTGAACCGGGCTTTTCCATCCGCAGATTTCGCAGATTTACCCAGATTTTCCTATGTGAATTTAAATCGTTGTGTAAAAAGAGCGGATTAAGGCATGCCGGATCACCCAAGATTTTAGGCTGTACAAAATCCCGTTAATCATGTTAATCCTGTCTATTCCGAAAAAGATATGAGCAATAACTATCTTGACGCCAATAAGGCCCTGTGGGAGGAACTGACCGAGATCAACGTCGGCTCGGCCATGTACGACCTGGAGGGTTTCAAACAAGGCGCCGAGACGTTGGACCCAATAGAAATC includes:
- the mnmE gene encoding tRNA uridine-5-carboxymethylaminomethyl(34) synthesis GTPase MnmE; translation: MISSDTIAAISTASGPAALSMIRVSGPRSLEVAAAVFKGKLAPSQMPSHTLHLGRIAGSKSLSADQAMLAVMKAPHSFTGEDLAEITCHGGAAAPQAVLQACLDAGARPARPGEFTLRAYLNGRLDLAQAEAVCDIINARTQTAAQAALERLEGGLSRKVGGIREQLLSLLALLEAWVDFPEEDIPPAEYLHIKEDLDQAIEKTKRLLDDSRASLILKDGARVVIAGRPNAGKSSLFNMLLKEERAIVAPSSGTTRDVLEGWIEIGGIPLRLFDTAGLRETGDAIELIGVERARGKMEQADLLLLVLDATSVLTGHDQKLLELTSGFNRIVLANKSDLPVELEVEKNWLKISSLTGNGLKELENAIVNALTGGHNWEAGAAGASNNRQMEALNQAAKFLSQARQGLEQKVSWEFLAQDIKEAVNSLGQITGQTIGDEVLNRIFEQFCIGK